The proteins below come from a single Treponema phagedenis genomic window:
- a CDS encoding ISNCY family transposase, which yields MKLFMSIDQITRGHVIANCLEGRCTVQQAALRLNLSRRRVQQLKKAFKEKGLAAMLHGNSQRPSAKKTSKEIEQRLLALRSDPALSKSNFLHFHEIVTEEYQLQLSYSTLRRILLSHGICSPKKRRTRKKVHKTRNRRACFGELLQVDATPFPWFGGKEKSALHAFIDDARGMITGLYLCKNECLLGYLEVLRQTLENYGLPAALYPDKCSVFFVNAKKQLSIEEQLQGTKEQVTQFGKIIKYLGIDMFPAHSSQAKGRVERLWQTLQSRLPVEFARRGITTIEQANQFLKEYIGIFNKQFGVPACDSYSMFVPTPKTLDLDKLLSSVITRKLSSGSTISIKNMLFKIEQNKFCAGTTVNILISQKHGIRALIHDEFYPIVPLDDIYRTDTVGRTGDLPQVVIDLIYEFLLKDAKAG from the coding sequence ATGAAATTATTTATGAGCATTGATCAAATTACACGAGGACATGTTATCGCCAACTGCTTAGAAGGGAGATGTACGGTACAACAGGCTGCGCTTCGATTAAACCTTTCACGAAGACGCGTACAGCAATTAAAAAAGGCGTTCAAAGAAAAGGGTTTAGCAGCAATGCTGCATGGCAACAGTCAGCGTCCCTCTGCAAAGAAGACCTCGAAAGAAATTGAGCAGCGATTACTTGCACTGCGAAGCGATCCCGCATTGTCAAAAAGCAATTTTTTGCATTTTCATGAAATAGTAACTGAAGAATATCAATTGCAGCTGTCATATTCGACTCTGCGCCGTATTCTGTTATCACATGGAATTTGTTCACCAAAGAAAAGACGAACACGAAAGAAGGTGCATAAAACGCGCAATAGAAGAGCTTGCTTCGGAGAGCTGTTGCAAGTGGACGCAACCCCGTTTCCTTGGTTCGGCGGGAAAGAAAAATCCGCATTACATGCTTTTATTGATGATGCACGCGGAATGATTACCGGTCTTTATTTATGCAAAAACGAGTGCCTGCTCGGATATTTAGAAGTTCTGCGGCAGACACTCGAAAATTACGGACTCCCTGCCGCTCTTTATCCGGATAAGTGTAGCGTTTTTTTTGTTAATGCAAAAAAACAGTTATCCATTGAGGAGCAATTACAAGGAACCAAGGAACAAGTAACACAATTCGGCAAAATTATCAAGTACTTAGGAATCGATATGTTCCCGGCTCATTCATCACAAGCAAAAGGACGTGTTGAGCGATTATGGCAAACTTTACAAAGCCGACTCCCTGTTGAATTTGCACGACGCGGAATTACAACCATAGAGCAAGCAAATCAATTCTTAAAAGAGTATATCGGTATTTTCAACAAACAGTTTGGTGTTCCTGCCTGCGATTCATATTCAATGTTTGTACCGACGCCAAAAACACTCGATCTTGATAAACTGTTGTCATCGGTTATTACGCGCAAACTTTCAAGCGGTTCCACCATCTCAATTAAAAACATGTTGTTTAAAATTGAGCAGAATAAATTCTGCGCAGGCACAACGGTAAATATTTTGATTTCACAAAAACATGGTATACGCGCTTTAATACATGATGAATTCTATCCGATTGTACCGCTCGATGATATATACCGAACCGATACGGTTGGACGAACCGGAGACCTGCCTCAAGTAGTTATTGACTTGATTTATGAATTCTTACTTAAAGATGCAAAAGCAGGATAA
- a CDS encoding methyl-accepting chemotaxis protein, with translation MSEKEIISSQNKKIFSIRKKLIFIFSLIIMTLGLLQTALESYIIRTAIEKEAIVYLQDRAVDLAELISIRIHTLSRFLEYVAMSPEMKDPKTSPEAKTTFLQQEMKYQPLLMTLDFVDVNGIRYLPSGGTINISDRSWIQTALKGKLSISEPVKSRTGKGIAITISVPVYDNAANSIGVILAAIPAKTLSKIIDDILIGETGDCYILGKTGTTIAEKDFSLVENFENSIEQAKTDPSVRDMADFEKRAIESDDPIIGYYTWDGDEYISASAKIANTGWTIFPNLTTYELFSAISSLRRNLFVIGLIGFLIGAVITAITAQSITKPLNQTVRILQDISEGAGDLTTTLPAIGGEEIANLSRYFNLTIAKIRSSIIIVSDTASTLQKVAEDLSSNMNHTSDTVNKIGIDVDGIKTQVISQASSVTQTASSLEQMRRAIESLHINIETQSANVSESSSAIEEMVANVHSVNSILVENAKRIAKLQEKSVQVKDNASKSAILMQEISVQSDGLLDATNVIQHIASQTNLLAMNAAIEAAHAGDAGKGFAVVADEIRKLAEESSAQGKQISTVLKNLKANIDEVANDEDKAQKLCEETYNLTTEVKQQEDIIMNAMQEQTAGSGAVLQSMTDINEITVEVKAGASEMMTGSTEVTKEMQKLTEISALMTDSMDEMTAGAIQIGKAIDEVNEITQQTKNNIEILVTEVDKFKIM, from the coding sequence ATGTCAGAAAAAGAAATCATATCTTCTCAAAACAAGAAAATATTTTCCATCAGAAAAAAGCTTATATTTATTTTTAGTTTAATTATAATGACGTTGGGCTTATTACAGACAGCGCTTGAAAGTTATATTATACGAACCGCTATTGAAAAAGAAGCAATAGTATATTTGCAAGACAGAGCTGTTGACCTTGCGGAATTAATCAGTATAAGAATACACACCCTTTCAAGATTTTTAGAATATGTTGCCATGTCTCCGGAGATGAAGGACCCGAAAACTTCGCCCGAAGCAAAAACAACCTTTTTGCAACAAGAAATGAAATACCAACCCTTACTGATGACGCTTGATTTTGTTGACGTAAACGGTATCCGGTATCTTCCCTCAGGTGGAACTATCAATATCAGTGATCGTTCATGGATTCAAACCGCATTAAAAGGGAAGCTTTCTATTTCAGAGCCGGTTAAATCCCGTACTGGCAAAGGAATCGCTATCACCATTTCAGTGCCCGTATACGACAATGCAGCAAATAGTATCGGAGTTATTCTTGCGGCAATACCGGCAAAAACACTCAGTAAAATTATCGATGATATTCTTATCGGCGAAACAGGAGATTGTTATATACTGGGTAAAACAGGAACAACAATTGCCGAAAAGGATTTTTCATTGGTTGAAAATTTTGAAAACTCTATTGAACAAGCAAAAACCGACCCTTCAGTACGAGACATGGCTGATTTTGAAAAGCGTGCAATAGAATCTGACGATCCGATCATTGGTTATTATACTTGGGATGGAGATGAATATATTTCGGCATCGGCAAAAATTGCAAATACCGGGTGGACAATCTTTCCAAACCTGACGACATATGAACTTTTTTCCGCAATAAGCTCATTGCGCCGCAACCTTTTTGTGATCGGTCTTATCGGATTTTTAATCGGGGCAGTCATTACTGCTATCACCGCACAGAGTATCACTAAACCTCTAAATCAGACGGTACGTATTTTACAAGATATTTCCGAAGGCGCCGGAGATTTAACAACAACGCTTCCCGCAATAGGAGGCGAAGAAATAGCAAACCTTTCACGGTATTTTAATTTGACAATCGCTAAAATACGAAGTTCAATTATCATTGTAAGCGACACTGCCTCAACACTGCAAAAGGTAGCGGAAGATCTTTCAAGCAATATGAACCATACTTCCGATACGGTAAATAAAATAGGCATAGATGTTGACGGCATAAAAACACAGGTAATATCACAAGCGTCAAGCGTTACACAAACAGCCTCCTCATTGGAACAAATGAGACGGGCTATTGAAAGTTTGCATATCAACATCGAAACCCAGTCTGCTAACGTAAGCGAAAGTTCTTCGGCTATTGAAGAAATGGTAGCAAACGTTCATTCGGTAAACTCAATATTGGTAGAAAATGCAAAACGAATCGCCAAATTGCAAGAAAAATCAGTGCAGGTAAAAGACAATGCGTCAAAGTCAGCCATCCTTATGCAAGAAATATCAGTACAATCCGACGGACTTTTAGATGCGACAAATGTTATTCAGCACATTGCAAGTCAAACAAATTTACTTGCAATGAATGCGGCAATTGAAGCGGCACATGCGGGAGATGCGGGAAAAGGTTTTGCGGTAGTTGCCGATGAAATCCGAAAACTCGCAGAAGAATCAAGTGCCCAAGGTAAGCAGATCAGTACGGTTTTAAAAAACCTTAAAGCAAACATTGATGAAGTAGCCAATGATGAAGATAAAGCACAAAAGCTTTGCGAAGAAACGTATAATCTTACCACCGAAGTTAAACAGCAGGAAGATATAATAATGAACGCAATGCAGGAACAAACCGCAGGCTCGGGGGCAGTATTGCAATCAATGACCGATATCAACGAAATTACCGTGGAAGTAAAAGCCGGTGCATCTGAAATGATGACGGGAAGTACAGAGGTTACCAAAGAAATGCAAAAACTTACCGAAATTTCCGCTCTGATGACGGACAGCATGGACGAAATGACTGCGGGAGCAATTCAAATCGGCAAGGCGATTGATGAGGTTAATGAAATAACACAACAAACAAAAAATAATATTGAAATACTTGTAACCGAAGTAGATAAGTTTAAGATAATGTAA
- a CDS encoding methyl-accepting chemotaxis protein has product MEIHDSKPINRKKSLSIRKKLLFSFNAILVLLGIFQAYSSVKVAKNTLEKKVESRLHDKAEDIAALISARIDSQIVIIEAIARYPELIDKNTSYIQKNAFLKKELTYNPLFISLEIIDANAKRYLPNGSTIALTDREWILEAFKGKTAISEPFVSRGEEGLIIAIAVPVYDTNQQITGALVAVMNASYLSDMIKDIVVGKTGSCYILGKTGTTIAEKDYKVVMNFENIIEKSKIDPSLKTVADFEKRSIETDESLIGYYMRKGKRTISASKTIPNTGWTVFPYAPLHEFLSHITTLVIMLVGLGLTILIIAIIIIFIVAKKIVEPITRTVNILQDIAEGAGDLTVALPVTGNDEVTQLAIYFNRTIEKIRNSVTAVGSTTGDLQKVGESLSTNMTEIANTVQQISTNIESIKKQAVLQASSVTQTAGSMEQMQRAIENLNINIETQATNVTESSSAIEEMVANINSVNNILAENAKRIAILQEKSAEVKENAANSTQLIKTISDESEGLLDATNVIQHIASQTNLLAMNAAIEAAHAGDAGKGFAVVADEIRKLAEESGTQGKQISSVLKALKVRIDGVAAEAIKAEQLFDETHALAQDVKQQEDTIMNAMNEQSTGSGQVLKAMIDISEITHEVKAGSIEMMSGSKQVSDEMQRLTELTGRLTVSMDDMSSGAMQINHAVQEVAEITQKTKESIENLADEVYKFKV; this is encoded by the coding sequence ATGGAAATACATGACAGCAAACCTATAAACCGAAAAAAATCCCTTTCTATTAGAAAAAAACTGCTCTTTAGTTTTAATGCCATCTTGGTTCTGTTAGGGATATTTCAAGCATATTCATCAGTCAAAGTGGCAAAAAATACTCTTGAGAAAAAAGTTGAATCTCGGTTGCACGATAAAGCTGAGGACATTGCCGCTTTAATTAGTGCGCGAATAGATTCTCAAATTGTAATTATCGAAGCTATTGCCCGCTATCCTGAATTAATCGATAAAAACACCTCATACATTCAGAAAAATGCATTTTTAAAAAAAGAGTTAACGTATAACCCGCTCTTTATCTCACTTGAAATTATCGATGCCAATGCAAAAAGATATTTACCTAACGGAAGCACAATAGCACTAACGGATCGAGAGTGGATATTGGAAGCGTTCAAAGGCAAGACCGCTATTTCGGAACCGTTTGTATCCCGCGGTGAAGAAGGGCTTATAATAGCAATAGCGGTTCCGGTGTATGATACTAATCAACAAATTACCGGAGCTCTGGTGGCGGTCATGAACGCTTCGTACTTAAGTGATATGATTAAAGATATCGTTGTCGGAAAAACCGGCAGCTGTTACATACTCGGTAAAACAGGAACAACGATTGCCGAAAAAGATTATAAAGTAGTGATGAATTTTGAAAACATCATAGAAAAATCAAAAATCGATCCCTCATTAAAAACAGTTGCGGATTTTGAAAAACGATCAATTGAAACCGATGAAAGCTTGATAGGATACTATATGCGGAAGGGAAAGCGGACTATTTCGGCATCAAAAACCATACCCAATACGGGATGGACTGTTTTTCCATATGCTCCGTTACATGAATTTTTATCTCATATTACCACTTTAGTGATCATGTTGGTCGGGCTTGGACTAACTATTTTAATTATCGCTATCATCATTATATTTATTGTAGCAAAAAAAATTGTGGAGCCGATCACCAGGACAGTAAACATTTTACAAGATATTGCCGAAGGGGCGGGAGATTTAACGGTAGCATTGCCGGTAACGGGAAATGACGAGGTAACACAGCTTGCAATATATTTTAATCGGACTATTGAAAAGATACGCAATTCGGTAACTGCGGTTGGCTCTACCACTGGTGACTTGCAAAAAGTGGGGGAAAGTCTTTCAACCAATATGACGGAAATCGCAAATACGGTACAACAAATCAGCACAAATATTGAAAGTATAAAAAAGCAGGCGGTTTTACAAGCTTCAAGCGTTACGCAAACAGCGGGTTCAATGGAGCAAATGCAAAGAGCAATTGAAAATTTAAACATAAATATTGAAACCCAAGCAACAAACGTTACTGAAAGCTCATCCGCTATCGAAGAAATGGTGGCAAATATCAATTCGGTGAATAATATTCTGGCTGAAAATGCAAAACGAATTGCAATTTTGCAGGAAAAATCAGCAGAAGTAAAAGAGAATGCGGCTAATTCCACACAGTTGATAAAGACAATCTCCGATGAATCGGAAGGGCTTTTGGATGCGACCAATGTTATTCAACATATTGCAAGTCAAACAAACTTGCTTGCAATGAATGCCGCCATTGAAGCGGCTCACGCAGGAGATGCGGGAAAAGGATTTGCCGTTGTTGCCGATGAAATCAGAAAGCTTGCCGAAGAATCGGGCACGCAAGGAAAACAAATCAGCTCCGTGTTAAAAGCCCTTAAGGTGCGCATTGACGGAGTAGCCGCCGAGGCAATAAAAGCAGAGCAGCTTTTTGATGAAACCCATGCGCTTGCTCAAGATGTAAAGCAGCAAGAAGACACGATAATGAATGCAATGAATGAACAAAGCACGGGCTCAGGGCAAGTATTGAAAGCCATGATCGATATCAGTGAAATCACACACGAGGTCAAAGCGGGCTCTATTGAAATGATGTCTGGAAGCAAGCAGGTTTCGGATGAAATGCAAAGACTGACAGAACTTACCGGACGGCTCACCGTAAGCATGGACGACATGTCGTCAGGAGCTATGCAGATAAATCATGCCGTTCAAGAAGTAGCCGAAATAACACAAAAAACCAAGGAAAGCATTGAAAATCTTGCGGATGAGGTATACAAGTTCAAAGTATAA
- the fliS gene encoding flagellar export chaperone FliS has product MRYNDLSAYKEIDIRTAGQGTLILMLYDEGIKQISFAITLMDCPKIHATDIEKINNHILKAQEIITELSASLNLEEGGEIAANLLSIYTYFNQQLLQANIQKKIQPLITVKEMMNELRGAWEQIVNTSVAAPAADTKVSSGINIAG; this is encoded by the coding sequence ATGAGATATAATGATCTATCAGCATATAAAGAAATCGATATTAGAACTGCCGGACAGGGAACTTTAATATTAATGCTCTATGATGAAGGAATTAAACAGATATCTTTTGCAATTACTTTAATGGATTGCCCAAAAATTCATGCAACCGATATTGAAAAAATCAATAATCATATTTTAAAAGCCCAGGAAATTATCACGGAATTATCCGCTTCTCTTAATTTAGAAGAAGGTGGTGAAATAGCGGCAAACCTTCTTTCGATTTACACGTATTTTAATCAACAACTTTTACAAGCAAATATTCAAAAGAAAATACAACCCTTGATCACCGTAAAAGAGATGATGAATGAACTTCGCGGCGCATGGGAGCAAATTGTCAATACTTCTGTCGCCGCACCCGCTGCTGATACAAAAGTTTCTTCCGGTATAAATATTGCGGGGTAA
- a CDS encoding flagellar protein FlgN: MQMQTMSLTNEEIAHRVAILKRLRGLLEEQRDKFKEYLQVLEAQENSILKEDSEAILHHVELEESILTEINTIQKVIDPMEHLYKTVHTNTDETTIPHLKTDLAKLQNQVLARNKKNRDLLKEHLVDLRTKIASMQRPRYNTGVYTDSANIGNVINIVS; this comes from the coding sequence ATGCAAATGCAAACAATGTCTTTAACAAATGAAGAAATTGCCCACCGTGTGGCAATTTTAAAACGCTTAAGAGGGCTTCTGGAAGAACAGCGAGATAAATTTAAAGAATATCTTCAGGTGCTTGAAGCGCAGGAAAATTCTATTCTTAAAGAAGACTCTGAAGCTATTTTACACCACGTTGAGCTTGAAGAATCAATACTTACAGAAATAAACACAATTCAAAAAGTTATCGATCCGATGGAACATCTTTATAAAACGGTACACACAAATACGGATGAAACAACTATTCCGCATTTAAAAACAGATTTGGCAAAACTGCAAAATCAGGTTCTGGCAAGGAATAAGAAAAACAGAGACTTACTCAAAGAACATCTTGTAGATCTACGGACTAAAATTGCTTCAATGCAACGGCCACGTTATAACACCGGTGTGTATACTGATTCCGCAAATATCGGAAACGTAATCAATATTGTCTCGTAA
- the ispG gene encoding (E)-4-hydroxy-3-methylbut-2-enyl-diphosphate synthase gives MDFLRTTKKITIGGKGSTKKIEIGGDAPVSIQTMWKESLLGADLQKIAERITGLEALGCDILRFAVPDKESADAFVKLCTLTSMPLVADIHFDYTLALRCMDGPVAKIRINPGNIGSKERIKAVTDKAKDTGTAIRIGVNSGSLPTSITQEIAASGKTLSTHARAEALVKTALREAEYFDALNFDAVIISMKASTVEETVEANTLFAQQSDIPLHIGVTEAGPIISGIVKSTLAFSRLLDKNIGATVRVSLSDSMENEVIAAREILTECGKRREGIRLISCPRCGRLGFDVHAFVKRWQTELFSLKNTITIAVMGCVVNGPGEGKHADLGITGSENSVVIFKHGKVVRRLDVKNLSEQEKIAAIDAAFREELASL, from the coding sequence ATGGATTTTTTACGTACCACAAAAAAAATAACAATAGGCGGAAAAGGCTCCACAAAAAAGATTGAGATTGGAGGGGATGCCCCCGTTTCAATTCAAACTATGTGGAAAGAATCTCTTTTAGGAGCGGATTTACAAAAAATCGCAGAGCGTATAACCGGATTGGAAGCGCTTGGCTGCGATATTTTGCGTTTTGCCGTTCCCGACAAAGAATCTGCCGATGCCTTTGTAAAACTTTGCACACTCACAAGCATGCCCCTCGTAGCGGACATTCATTTTGACTATACACTTGCGCTGCGGTGTATGGACGGACCGGTGGCAAAAATACGAATTAATCCGGGGAATATAGGATCAAAAGAGAGAATTAAGGCGGTAACCGATAAAGCAAAAGATACGGGAACAGCCATCCGAATAGGTGTAAATTCTGGCTCTTTGCCTACCTCCATTACGCAAGAAATCGCAGCCTCGGGAAAAACACTTTCCACACACGCTCGAGCCGAAGCTTTGGTAAAAACAGCTTTAAGAGAGGCGGAGTATTTTGATGCGTTAAATTTTGACGCTGTTATTATTTCGATGAAAGCTTCCACTGTGGAGGAAACGGTCGAAGCAAATACGCTTTTTGCGCAGCAATCAGATATTCCCCTGCACATCGGCGTAACCGAAGCCGGTCCAATAATTTCAGGAATCGTAAAAAGCACTCTTGCATTTTCTCGGCTTTTAGATAAAAATATCGGTGCAACAGTACGAGTAAGCCTTTCCGATTCAATGGAAAACGAAGTGATAGCCGCAAGAGAAATTCTTACCGAATGCGGGAAACGCCGGGAAGGAATTCGGCTTATATCCTGCCCTCGTTGCGGCAGACTCGGGTTTGATGTACACGCTTTTGTAAAACGATGGCAAACGGAACTTTTCAGCTTAAAAAATACAATCACAATTGCGGTTATGGGCTGTGTGGTAAACGGGCCAGGCGAAGGGAAACATGCGGATTTAGGCATTACCGGATCTGAAAATTCGGTAGTTATTTTTAAACACGGAAAAGTAGTACGAAGACTTGATGTAAAGAATCTTTCAGAGCAGGAAAAAATCGCTGCAATTGATGCAGCTTTTAGAGAGGAATTAGCAAGCTTATGA
- a CDS encoding RluA family pseudouridine synthase, giving the protein MTSAQIARQNQESENQRIIYKDASLAVIIKKNGEDAQKFYQKYFLQHAYAQAVNRLDKPVSGLMLIACNSKIHTALSHAFSDGKIVKTYFAICEKPKKPTTDIPILVPQTCNDTLIFSSKKQKAFISDKKGAKEACLSWTLCARGENYDFLQVIPISGRTHQIRAQLAHIGRPIKGDLKYGAKRSEKTGGIRLHAYSLEFLHPVLHKPLHISTYPENMDALWAACIKSMGLTV; this is encoded by the coding sequence ATGACTTCCGCTCAAATCGCTCGACAAAATCAGGAATCAGAAAACCAAAGAATCATTTATAAAGATGCATCCCTTGCGGTGATTATAAAAAAGAACGGTGAAGATGCGCAAAAATTTTATCAAAAATATTTTTTACAACACGCATATGCACAAGCTGTCAATCGCTTGGATAAACCGGTAAGCGGCTTAATGCTTATTGCATGTAATTCTAAAATACACACCGCTCTTTCACATGCTTTTTCAGACGGTAAAATCGTAAAAACATATTTTGCAATCTGTGAAAAACCGAAAAAACCGACGACGGACATTCCCATTCTTGTGCCCCAAACATGCAACGATACGCTTATTTTTTCTTCTAAAAAACAAAAAGCTTTTATTTCAGATAAAAAAGGAGCAAAAGAAGCCTGCCTTTCTTGGACTCTTTGTGCAAGAGGAGAAAACTATGATTTTTTGCAAGTTATCCCAATCAGCGGAAGAACACACCAAATCAGGGCACAGCTTGCCCATATCGGTAGACCAATTAAAGGTGATTTAAAATACGGTGCAAAACGAAGCGAAAAAACCGGTGGAATCAGATTGCACGCCTATAGTTTGGAATTTCTTCATCCCGTGTTGCATAAACCCTTGCATATATCTACTTACCCGGAAAACATGGATGCCTTATGGGCTGCTTGCATAAAAAGCATGGGGCTCACAGTTTAA
- a CDS encoding SAM-dependent methyltransferase: protein MKKKETGAEAFEAYYRDLFGARWEPLRKALLEESKQIAFSDGLRKPYYLDFASVQAARALPYSARGHCLDMCAAPGGKTLVLLRDVLGKDALLHANELSLARRRRLQEVIKTHLPPEENARVQISGFDAARMPRFKRNAYERILLDAPCSSERHLLRDQKYLTQWTESRVKSLSRRQWALISAAFLLLKPDGFLVYSTCALAPQENDMIIDKLIKKYGSEVIVEKISQDKLCEPTQFGIQYLPDTAEGAGPIYIARIKKSAKPALNS, encoded by the coding sequence ATGAAAAAAAAAGAAACAGGCGCGGAAGCTTTTGAAGCATATTATAGAGATCTTTTCGGCGCACGATGGGAGCCTTTGCGAAAAGCCTTGCTGGAAGAAAGCAAGCAAATAGCTTTTTCTGACGGCTTGCGTAAGCCGTATTACCTTGATTTTGCCTCCGTGCAGGCGGCAAGGGCACTTCCCTACTCTGCCAGAGGACATTGCCTCGATATGTGTGCGGCTCCCGGAGGCAAAACTTTGGTTCTGCTTCGGGATGTACTGGGAAAAGATGCCTTGCTCCATGCAAATGAACTCTCCCTTGCCCGCCGTCGTCGTTTACAGGAAGTGATCAAAACACACCTCCCGCCTGAAGAAAATGCTCGAGTGCAAATAAGCGGTTTTGATGCGGCGCGAATGCCACGCTTTAAAAGAAATGCATACGAAAGAATTCTTCTTGACGCGCCCTGCTCTTCGGAGCGCCACCTGCTGCGTGATCAAAAATATTTAACCCAATGGACTGAATCAAGAGTCAAAAGCCTTTCCCGACGACAGTGGGCGCTTATTTCCGCCGCCTTTCTGCTGTTAAAGCCGGACGGTTTTTTGGTTTACTCTACCTGTGCGCTTGCGCCGCAAGAAAATGATATGATAATTGATAAGCTGATAAAAAAATATGGTTCAGAAGTAATCGTAGAAAAAATCTCTCAAGATAAATTATGCGAGCCCACGCAATTCGGTATACAATATCTGCCCGATACGGCTGAGGGCGCGGGGCCTATCTATATTGCGCGGATAAAAAAATCAGCTAAACCTGCACTCAATTCTTAG
- a CDS encoding EAL domain-containing protein: MFFSINLSGASIFSNDIIDYVLKNIKKYDLSPDNFCFEITERSAIRNLDVTSAFVSALRKYGFAFSLDDFGTGFSSFPYLKTLPIDYVKIAGDFVRNIKFDYIDFSMVKAMREMCHRLGLYTIAEYIEDPEVLEILKDIKIDFGQGFLLARPVSLM; the protein is encoded by the coding sequence GTGTTTTTCAGTATTAATCTTTCAGGAGCTTCAATTTTTTCGAACGATATAATCGACTATGTGTTGAAAAATATTAAAAAATATGATTTAAGTCCGGACAACTTTTGTTTTGAAATAACGGAAAGAAGTGCAATCAGGAATCTTGATGTAACCTCGGCTTTTGTCTCCGCGCTTAGAAAATACGGCTTTGCATTTTCTCTTGATGACTTTGGAACCGGTTTTTCCTCATTTCCATACCTGAAAACCTTGCCTATTGATTATGTAAAAATTGCAGGCGACTTTGTTCGCAATATTAAATTCGATTATATTGATTTTTCAATGGTAAAAGCAATGCGGGAAATGTGTCACAGACTCGGGCTATATACTATTGCCGAGTATATTGAGGATCCTGAAGTGCTTGAAATACTAAAAGATATAAAAATTGATTTCGGACAAGGATTTCTCCTTGCCAGACCGGTGTCGCTCATGTAA
- a CDS encoding diguanylate cyclase domain-containing protein codes for MRKTKSIHADKKIPIRINHDITQQLPLVFQTLKDSDKVVYFLYIDIDSFKTINEVWGHFAGDHLIEDVADIISSCLNYEDSAFHIGGDEFSVFHGGSKESALALADTILEKVSNTNFIWNENTFNICVSIGIVPITCSTAREQDVINAAQQATLEAYQTGGNAFKLFSPLEMKTYSTKNVGLWLQKIQNAVDNDGFVLYKQEIAPLNKELPNKKYEILLRMKDTDGSIIPPDSFIPAAEKYNMIYLIARWVIKHVFASVAKMKEIDHPDKNSVFQY; via the coding sequence TTGCGCAAAACAAAAAGTATACATGCCGATAAAAAAATTCCTATTCGGATTAATCATGACATTACACAACAACTTCCTCTTGTTTTTCAAACACTAAAAGATTCAGATAAGGTTGTTTATTTTTTGTATATCGACATTGACAGCTTTAAGACAATTAATGAGGTATGGGGACATTTTGCGGGGGATCATCTTATCGAAGATGTTGCCGATATTATTTCTTCTTGTCTTAATTATGAAGATTCCGCTTTTCATATAGGAGGCGATGAATTTTCGGTTTTTCATGGCGGTTCAAAAGAATCCGCTCTTGCGCTTGCCGATACGATTTTAGAAAAGGTCAGCAATACTAATTTTATTTGGAATGAAAATACTTTTAATATTTGTGTGAGCATCGGGATTGTTCCGATTACCTGCAGTACTGCCAGAGAACAGGATGTTATTAATGCTGCTCAGCAAGCTACGCTGGAAGCCTACCAAACCGGTGGAAATGCGTTTAAGCTATTTTCTCCATTGGAAATGAAAACTTACAGTACTAAAAATGTCGGGTTATGGCTGCAAAAAATTCAAAATGCAGTTGATAATGATGGTTTTGTTTTATACAAACAGGAAATTGCACCGCTCAATAAAGAGTTGCCAAATAAAAAATATGAAATTTTATTACGGATGAAAGATACGGACGGTTCAATTATTCCGCCGGACAGTTTTATTCCAGCGGCTGAAAAATATAATATGATTTATTTAATTGCTCGCTGGGTTATCAAGCATGTTTTTGCATCAGTGGCAAAAATGAAAGAGATTGACCATCCCGATAAAAACAGTGTTTTTCAGTATTAA